A DNA window from Lujinxingia litoralis contains the following coding sequences:
- a CDS encoding alpha/beta fold hydrolase: MKGRLQVREQGEGPVALFVHGFMGDGRDWEEVIAGCRDVRRCVAVDLPGHGGSVGALGEEPMTLGAMAEQVAAVVAEVSSEPVDVVGYSMGGRVALALALAYPERVRTVVLESASPGLEGEGARKVRAELDRERAARLRGVGVRGFVAEWYELALFESLRAHPGFEAMKGRRLEGDAEALARVIAEVSPGLEPERWSELPGLGVPSLWIAGASDARYASMAARAAGASGGEARVIGGAGHNVHLEEPRGVVEALRVFWRSAGG, from the coding sequence GTGAAGGGGCGATTGCAAGTGAGGGAGCAGGGGGAGGGGCCGGTAGCGCTCTTTGTGCACGGATTTATGGGGGATGGTCGCGATTGGGAGGAGGTGATCGCGGGGTGTCGGGATGTTCGCCGATGTGTGGCGGTGGATCTTCCCGGGCATGGGGGAAGCGTCGGTGCGTTGGGGGAGGAGCCGATGACACTCGGGGCGATGGCCGAGCAGGTGGCGGCGGTCGTGGCGGAGGTGAGTTCGGAGCCGGTCGATGTGGTGGGGTATTCGATGGGGGGACGCGTGGCGTTGGCGTTGGCGCTGGCGTATCCGGAGCGGGTTCGGACGGTGGTGTTGGAGTCGGCCAGCCCGGGGCTCGAGGGTGAGGGGGCCCGCAAGGTGCGGGCGGAGCTCGATCGGGAGCGGGCGGCCCGGTTGCGTGGGGTGGGAGTGAGGGGTTTTGTGGCGGAGTGGTATGAGCTCGCGCTCTTTGAGAGTTTGCGAGCGCACCCGGGCTTTGAAGCAATGAAGGGGCGTCGGCTGGAGGGGGATGCCGAGGCGTTGGCTCGCGTGATCGCCGAGGTGAGCCCGGGGCTCGAACCCGAACGGTGGTCCGAGCTGCCCGGGCTTGGGGTGCCTTCGCTATGGATTGCCGGGGCGAGTGATGCCCGCTATGCGTCGATGGCCGCGCGCGCGGCGGGGGCCAGCGGTGGAGAAGCCCGAGTGATCGGGGGCGCCGGGCATAATGTGCACCTGGAGGAGCCCCGGGGCGTGGTGGAAGCGCTGCGTGTGTTCTGGAGAAGCGCCGGGGGGTGA